Proteins co-encoded in one Patescibacteria group bacterium genomic window:
- a CDS encoding ribulose-phosphate 3-epimerase, which yields MKQKITLAILTNNLTDFKNKIVKIENIVDWIQIDIMDKKFVDNSSVNLNDLINIKLNFNIEVHLMTLNPEKYLEACKQIKAKRVIFHYEAVNDVSFVLERMNKYDFKKGIAINPNTEVAKIKPFLNQVDAVLFLGVKPGFGGQEFQLPVLAKIKKLRKFNSNIKIGVDGGINLTNISEIKKAGADYLVIGSGVFNSKNISSQLNLLKNK from the coding sequence ATGAAGCAAAAAATTACTTTAGCAATTTTAACAAATAATTTAACAGATTTTAAAAACAAGATAGTCAAAATCGAAAATATTGTTGACTGGATTCAAATAGATATTATGGACAAAAAATTTGTTGACAATAGTTCAGTTAATCTTAATGATTTAATAAATATTAAGTTAAACTTTAATATAGAAGTTCATTTAATGACATTGAATCCGGAAAAATATTTAGAAGCTTGCAAACAAATAAAGGCTAAAAGAGTTATTTTCCACTATGAAGCTGTTAATGATGTTTCGTTTGTTTTAGAGAGAATGAATAAATATGATTTTAAAAAAGGAATTGCAATTAATCCTAATACTGAAGTAGCCAAGATAAAACCTTTTTTGAATCAAGTTGATGCGGTTTTGTTTTTAGGAGTTAAGCCAGGATTTGGAGGGCAAGAGTTCCAGCTACCTGTTCTTGCTAAAATAAAAAAATTGAGAAAATTTAATTCAAACATAAAAATAGGGGTTGATGGTGGCATAAACTTAACTAATATTTCTGAAATAAAAAAAGCAGGAGCAGATTATTTAGTTATTGGTTCGGGGGTATTTAATTCCAAGAATATATCTAGTCAACTTAACCTTTTAAAGAATAAATAA